In one Silene latifolia isolate original U9 population chromosome 10, ASM4854445v1, whole genome shotgun sequence genomic region, the following are encoded:
- the LOC141605466 gene encoding uncharacterized protein LOC141605466 isoform X2, with amino-acid sequence MSMGEPYVFTIQSMKDRGNSLFKKGNVSLAGSLYKQALIFLCFVGFLPPHDQHATFSLALSLILNLAACELKLSHYELASRYCKFILHFDPCNVKALYRRGLAYKQHNLLKDALVDFEHVLHLDPNNSEASREILAVVNRLVVNPNGKRVAFPFDPLSSLNRGKKPLLTADVADKPVVTCSCSGCTKPMNIEINSGPASMVLDTTCEANTPLVVEGSLSYMRVRPLTPKNSIQTGTPHEKKRVLSESTQVSKISTVQFQFVAVRDNKNKICGRRADCSHRRSRVTHDSIYMKKRSSVSVDFLFLFAATPRTLQR; translated from the exons ATGAGTATGGGGGAGCCATATGTTTTCACTATTCAGTCGATGAAAGATAGAGGAAATTCTCTTTTCAAAAAAGGAAACGTATCCCTAGCAGGTAGCCTTTACAAACAAGCCCTAATTTTCCTATGTTTCGTTGGTTTTTTACCTCCTCATGATCAACATGCTACCTTTTCTTTAGCCCTATCCCTTATTCTAAATTTAGCAGCTTGTGAATTAAAACTTTCTCATTACGAGCTCGCTAGCCGCTACTGCAAATTTATTTTACATTTTGATCCTTGCAATGTCAAGGCCTTATATCGTAGAGGTTTAGCTTATAAGCAACATAATCTTCTCAAAGATGCTCTAGTTGACTTTGAACATGTGTTACATCTTGATCCGAACAATTCGGAAGCTAGTCGTGAGATTCTCGCTGTGGTTAACAGACTTGTAGTGAACCCTAATGGAAAACGGGTAGCCTTTCCTTTCGACCCGTTGAGCTCTTTGAATAGAGGCAAGAAACCACTTCTTACTGCTGATGTTGCTGACAAGCCTGTTGTAACTTGTAGCTGCTCTGGTTGTACTAAACCTATGAACATCGAAATAAATTCTGGTCCTGCGTCCATGGTTCTTGATACCACCTGTGAGGCTAACACGCCTCTAGTTGTTGAAG GTTCGTTGTCTTACATGAGGGTTCGACCCCTCACCCCTAAAAACTCTATCCagacgggaactccccatgaaAAGAAGCGGGTATTATCGGAATCCACTCAAGTTAGCAAGATATCTACGGTTCAGTTCCAGTTTGTTGCTGTTAGGGACAACAAGAACAAGATTTGTGGACGTCGGGCAGATTGTTCTCACCGTCGAAGTCGTGTAACCCACGATAGTATTTATATGAAGAAAAGATCTTCGGTTTCTGTCGATTTTCTCTTTCTCTTTGCAGCTACACCAAGGACGTTACAGCGGTGA
- the LOC141607402 gene encoding uncharacterized protein LOC141607402 yields the protein MQRELQTSEKLMHLGICTNDSCVLCEQDVETHSHLFGFCTYSSQIISGIEQWIHLNLQGNHAGYSKLQKSVCSMACMACWYYIWQERNSSRLKLVLTSPDKMIHELKKIIRTRILQKIDSRVPNRIENGSYSLMCICKLFYGL from the coding sequence ATGCAGAGAGAATTGCAGACCAGCGAGAAACTAATGCATCTGGGTATTTGTACTAATGATAGTTGTGTCTTATGTGAGCAAGATGTGGAGACTCATTCTCATCTGTTTGGGTTTTGCACATATAGCTCCCAGATTATTAGTGGTATTGAGCAGTGGATACATTTGAATCTTCAAGGAAATCATGCTGGTTACTCAAAGTTGCAGAAGTCTGTGTGCAGTATGGCCTGTATGGCCTGCTGGTACTACATTTGGCAGGAAAGGAACTCTTCTAGGTTGAAGCTTGTTCTTACTTCACCTGATAAGATGATACATGAGCTGAAGAAGATCATTAGGACTCGTATTCTGCAGAAGATTGATTCTAGAGTGCCTAATAGAATAGAGAATGGCTCCTACAGTTTGATGTGCATCTGTAAACTTTTTTATGGTTTATAA
- the LOC141605466 gene encoding uncharacterized protein LOC141605466 isoform X1 translates to MDYQTFLCNLRELFIFEDNAVDDEELLIWIMSMGEPYVFTIQSMKDRGNSLFKKGNVSLAGSLYKQALIFLCFVGFLPPHDQHATFSLALSLILNLAACELKLSHYELASRYCKFILHFDPCNVKALYRRGLAYKQHNLLKDALVDFEHVLHLDPNNSEASREILAVVNRLVVNPNGKRVAFPFDPLSSLNRGKKPLLTADVADKPVVTCSCSGCTKPMNIEINSGPASMVLDTTCEANTPLVVEGSLSYMRVRPLTPKNSIQTGTPHEKKRVLSESTQVSKISTVQFQFVAVRDNKNKICGRRADCSHRRSRVTHDSIYMKKRSSVSVDFLFLFAATPRTLQR, encoded by the exons ATGGATTATCAAACTTTTCTTTGCAATCTTAGGGAGTTGTTTATCTTTGAGGACAATGCTGTGGATGATGAGGAATTACTTATCTGGATTATGAGTATGGGGGAGCCATATGTTTTCACTATTCAGTCGATGAAAGATAGAGGAAATTCTCTTTTCAAAAAAGGAAACGTATCCCTAGCAGGTAGCCTTTACAAACAAGCCCTAATTTTCCTATGTTTCGTTGGTTTTTTACCTCCTCATGATCAACATGCTACCTTTTCTTTAGCCCTATCCCTTATTCTAAATTTAGCAGCTTGTGAATTAAAACTTTCTCATTACGAGCTCGCTAGCCGCTACTGCAAATTTATTTTACATTTTGATCCTTGCAATGTCAAGGCCTTATATCGTAGAGGTTTAGCTTATAAGCAACATAATCTTCTCAAAGATGCTCTAGTTGACTTTGAACATGTGTTACATCTTGATCCGAACAATTCGGAAGCTAGTCGTGAGATTCTCGCTGTGGTTAACAGACTTGTAGTGAACCCTAATGGAAAACGGGTAGCCTTTCCTTTCGACCCGTTGAGCTCTTTGAATAGAGGCAAGAAACCACTTCTTACTGCTGATGTTGCTGACAAGCCTGTTGTAACTTGTAGCTGCTCTGGTTGTACTAAACCTATGAACATCGAAATAAATTCTGGTCCTGCGTCCATGGTTCTTGATACCACCTGTGAGGCTAACACGCCTCTAGTTGTTGAAG GTTCGTTGTCTTACATGAGGGTTCGACCCCTCACCCCTAAAAACTCTATCCagacgggaactccccatgaaAAGAAGCGGGTATTATCGGAATCCACTCAAGTTAGCAAGATATCTACGGTTCAGTTCCAGTTTGTTGCTGTTAGGGACAACAAGAACAAGATTTGTGGACGTCGGGCAGATTGTTCTCACCGTCGAAGTCGTGTAACCCACGATAGTATTTATATGAAGAAAAGATCTTCGGTTTCTGTCGATTTTCTCTTTCTCTTTGCAGCTACACCAAGGACGTTACAGCGGTGA